A single genomic interval of Eriocheir sinensis breed Jianghai 21 chromosome 33, ASM2467909v1, whole genome shotgun sequence harbors:
- the LOC127006821 gene encoding uncharacterized protein LOC127006821 isoform X1, with protein MSISLTSFYGQNRKVIVPTNPAGSDDDQELDLSADDDADPDFEPVLSQDSSSEDELRPSHQLKRQKASSQTRNLAIADVEDDSGEDGSDQENTTSASSPSWEKNDIYPPPLPEKPYPQPDHISTPYEYFLKLCPLEVIDHIVYQTNLYVKQIDINTSFATNRDEIMNFIGILLYMGVCELPSLEDYWANETRVPQVANVMSSKQFKYLRRHTFQ; from the exons ATGTCG aTCAGCCTCACTTCATTTTACGGTCAAAACCGCAAAGTCATTGTACCAACCAACCCTGCTGGTAGTGATGATGACCAAGAGCTTGACCTATCTGCTGATGATGACGCTGACCCTGACTTCGAGCCTGTGCTATCCCAGGATTCTTCCAGTGAAGATGAACTCAGGCCTAGCCACCAGCTCAAGCGTCAGAAAG CTTCTTCTCAAACAAGGAACCTTGCAATAGCTGATGTGGAAGATGACTCTGGAGAGGATGGAAGCGATCAAGAAAACACCACTTCAGCTTCATCACCGTCatgggaaaaaaatgatatatacccacctcctcttcccgagAAGCCATACCCACAGCCTGATCATATCTCTACACCATATGAATATTTCCTGAAGCTTTGTCCCTTAGAAGTCATAGATCATATTGTTTACCAAACAAATTTGTATgtgaaacaaatagacataaacacGTCATTTGCCACTAACAGGGATGAAATTATGAACTTCATAGGCATACTCTTGTATATGGGAGTTTGTGAATTACCATCTTTGGAGGATTACTGGGCAAATGAGACAAGAGTCCCCCAAGTAGCTAATGTGATGTCATCCAAACAATTCAAATACCTGAGAAGACATACATTTCAATGA
- the LOC127006821 gene encoding uncharacterized protein LOC127006821 isoform X2 has translation MSISLTSFYGQNRKVIVPTNPAGSDDDQELDLSADDDADPDFEPVLSQDSSSEDELRPSHQLKRQKASSQTRNLAIADVEDDSGEDGSDQENTTSASSPSWEKNDIYPPPLPEKPYPQPDHISTPYEYFLKLCPLEVIDHIVYQTNLYVKQIDINTSFATNRDEIMNFIGILLYMGVCELPSLEDYWANETRVPQVANVMSSKQFKYLRRHTFQ, from the exons aTCAGCCTCACTTCATTTTACGGTCAAAACCGCAAAGTCATTGTACCAACCAACCCTGCTGGTAGTGATGATGACCAAGAGCTTGACCTATCTGCTGATGATGACGCTGACCCTGACTTCGAGCCTGTGCTATCCCAGGATTCTTCCAGTGAAGATGAACTCAGGCCTAGCCACCAGCTCAAGCGTCAGAAAG CTTCTTCTCAAACAAGGAACCTTGCAATAGCTGATGTGGAAGATGACTCTGGAGAGGATGGAAGCGATCAAGAAAACACCACTTCAGCTTCATCACCGTCatgggaaaaaaatgatatatacccacctcctcttcccgagAAGCCATACCCACAGCCTGATCATATCTCTACACCATATGAATATTTCCTGAAGCTTTGTCCCTTAGAAGTCATAGATCATATTGTTTACCAAACAAATTTGTATgtgaaacaaatagacataaacacGTCATTTGCCACTAACAGGGATGAAATTATGAACTTCATAGGCATACTCTTGTATATGGGAGTTTGTGAATTACCATCTTTGGAGGATTACTGGGCAAATGAGACAAGAGTCCCCCAAGTAGCTAATGTGATGTCATCCAAACAATTCAAATACCTGAGAAGACATACATTTCAATGA